One genomic window of Anthonomus grandis grandis chromosome 3, icAntGran1.3, whole genome shotgun sequence includes the following:
- the LOC126733767 gene encoding coronin-2B-like isoform X1, with amino-acid sequence MKIYLKMDNDDSSSFDYSRLLPDKPILFKGVRSSKFRHVYGEPAKRDKCYENIQITKNAHDSQFCAVNPKFLAVVTEVAGGGAFIVVPINCTGRLDFNAHKITGHSGPILDIKWNPFNDNVIASCSDDCTIKLWHIPDGGLAMHLNDWLVELQGHKRRVAHIEWHPTAENILFSAGFDHLVIVWDIERGQAVNVIDCHRDAIHSMSLNRDGSLLATTCKDKKLRIIEPRSGMVKSEGICHEGSKASKVAYLGASGRLLTTGFSRHSDRRYAVWDENNLSKPLFSDTIDSSSGIVFPFYDADTNIVFLAGKGDGNIRFYEISNEPPYIHYLSQVISGNPQRGLGVMPKRGLRTTQCEIYRFYKLHATKGLCEPISMVVPRKSDQFHEDLYPDTVAPKPALTAQEWIKGANASPVMMSMKTGQNLALDIQAIKQRKFLNKSKEPPFVDNNKRKFQFLSTETVPDYRPKEFQDEKSKKTTTNQTTKFQQLQQRWSKTIEDPNKDMPLFKEINSIGDNILTEHDLRLAYQSQSDEIRKLKKQLSNSEQRVRELEEIVKKLSQK; translated from the exons atgaaaatttacttaaaaatggaTAATGACGACTCGAGTTCCTTCGATTATAGCAGACTTTTGCCAGATAAGCCG ATTTTGTTCAAAGGGGTCCGCAGCTCAAAGTTCCGTCACGTGTACGGTGAGCCGGCTAAAAGGGACAAATGTTACGAAAACATTCAAATCACAAAAAACGCACACGATTCCCAATTTTGTGCGGTAAATCCCAAGTTTCTAGCGGTCGTTACTGAAGTAGCCGGTGGCGGAGCCTTTATTGTTGTACCTATTAATTGC ACCGGAAGGCTCGATTTCAATGCGCACAAAATCACCGGTCATTCCGGACCTATTTTGGATATAAAATGGAACCCGTTTAACGACAACGTTATTGCTTCCTGTTCTGATGACTGTACG attaaattatGGCACATCCCGGACGGTGGACTCGCGATGCACCTGAACGACTGGCTGGTCGAACTGCAAGGCCACAAACGTAGAGTGGCCCATATCGAGTGGCATCCTACCGCAGAAAACATTCTTTTCAGCGCCGGATTTGACCACttg GTTATCGTTTGGGACATCGAGAGGGGACAAGCGGTAAACGTAATCGACTGTCACAGGGACGCCATTCATTCCATGTCGTTAAACCGCGACGGTAGCCTATTGGCCACCACTTGTAAGGATAAAAAGCTGAGAATTATCGAACCTAGGAGCGGCATGGTTAAATCG gaaggaATATGCCACGAAGGGTCGAAGGCTAGTAAAGTTGCGTATTTGGGGGCATCCGGTAGACTTTTAACCACTGGATTTTCCAGGCACTCTGACAGAAG GTATGCAGTTTGGGACGAAAACAACCTCTCTAAGCCCCTTTTCAGCGACACAATCGATAGTTCGTCGGGAATCGTGTTTCCCTTCTACGACGCAGACACCAACATCGTATTCTTAGCGGGAAAAGGAGACGGCAACATTCGCTTTTACGAAATATCCAACGAACCACCGTATATACATTATTTGAGTCAAGTTATATCTGGAAATCCACAA cgTGGATTAGGTGTAATGCCAAAACGCGGCTTACGCACCACCCAATGTGAAATTTATCGGTTTTACAAGCTACATGCCACCAAAGGATTATGTGAGCCCATTAGTATGGTGGTACCGAGGAAAAGTGATCAGTTCCACGAAGATTTATATCCGGATACTGTGGCACCCAAGCCTGCTTTAACTGCCCAGGAGTGGATTAAAGGAGCTAACGCTTCTCCAGTTATGATGTCTATGAAAACAG GTCAAAACCTCGCTTTAGACATTCAAGcgataaaacaaagaaaattcctAAACAAATCTAAAGAGCCGCCGTTCGTTGATAACAACAAGcgcaaatttcaatttttatccACCGAAACTGTTCCAG ATTATCGACCTAAGGAATTCCAAGACGAAAAGAGTAAAAAGACGACCACCAATCAAACCACCAAGTTCCAACAGTTGCAGCAGAGATGGTCGAAAACGATCGAGGATCCCAACAAAGACATGCCGctctttaaagaaattaatagcATAGGAGATAATATACTTACCGAGCATGAT
- the LOC126733767 gene encoding coronin-2B-like isoform X2 yields MSRKILFKGVRSSKFRHVYGEPAKRDKCYENIQITKNAHDSQFCAVNPKFLAVVTEVAGGGAFIVVPINCTGRLDFNAHKITGHSGPILDIKWNPFNDNVIASCSDDCTIKLWHIPDGGLAMHLNDWLVELQGHKRRVAHIEWHPTAENILFSAGFDHLVIVWDIERGQAVNVIDCHRDAIHSMSLNRDGSLLATTCKDKKLRIIEPRSGMVKSEGICHEGSKASKVAYLGASGRLLTTGFSRHSDRRYAVWDENNLSKPLFSDTIDSSSGIVFPFYDADTNIVFLAGKGDGNIRFYEISNEPPYIHYLSQVISGNPQRGLGVMPKRGLRTTQCEIYRFYKLHATKGLCEPISMVVPRKSDQFHEDLYPDTVAPKPALTAQEWIKGANASPVMMSMKTGQNLALDIQAIKQRKFLNKSKEPPFVDNNKRKFQFLSTETVPDYRPKEFQDEKSKKTTTNQTTKFQQLQQRWSKTIEDPNKDMPLFKEINSIGDNILTEHDLRLAYQSQSDEIRKLKKQLSNSEQRVRELEEIVKKLSQK; encoded by the exons ATGTCCAGAAAG ATTTTGTTCAAAGGGGTCCGCAGCTCAAAGTTCCGTCACGTGTACGGTGAGCCGGCTAAAAGGGACAAATGTTACGAAAACATTCAAATCACAAAAAACGCACACGATTCCCAATTTTGTGCGGTAAATCCCAAGTTTCTAGCGGTCGTTACTGAAGTAGCCGGTGGCGGAGCCTTTATTGTTGTACCTATTAATTGC ACCGGAAGGCTCGATTTCAATGCGCACAAAATCACCGGTCATTCCGGACCTATTTTGGATATAAAATGGAACCCGTTTAACGACAACGTTATTGCTTCCTGTTCTGATGACTGTACG attaaattatGGCACATCCCGGACGGTGGACTCGCGATGCACCTGAACGACTGGCTGGTCGAACTGCAAGGCCACAAACGTAGAGTGGCCCATATCGAGTGGCATCCTACCGCAGAAAACATTCTTTTCAGCGCCGGATTTGACCACttg GTTATCGTTTGGGACATCGAGAGGGGACAAGCGGTAAACGTAATCGACTGTCACAGGGACGCCATTCATTCCATGTCGTTAAACCGCGACGGTAGCCTATTGGCCACCACTTGTAAGGATAAAAAGCTGAGAATTATCGAACCTAGGAGCGGCATGGTTAAATCG gaaggaATATGCCACGAAGGGTCGAAGGCTAGTAAAGTTGCGTATTTGGGGGCATCCGGTAGACTTTTAACCACTGGATTTTCCAGGCACTCTGACAGAAG GTATGCAGTTTGGGACGAAAACAACCTCTCTAAGCCCCTTTTCAGCGACACAATCGATAGTTCGTCGGGAATCGTGTTTCCCTTCTACGACGCAGACACCAACATCGTATTCTTAGCGGGAAAAGGAGACGGCAACATTCGCTTTTACGAAATATCCAACGAACCACCGTATATACATTATTTGAGTCAAGTTATATCTGGAAATCCACAA cgTGGATTAGGTGTAATGCCAAAACGCGGCTTACGCACCACCCAATGTGAAATTTATCGGTTTTACAAGCTACATGCCACCAAAGGATTATGTGAGCCCATTAGTATGGTGGTACCGAGGAAAAGTGATCAGTTCCACGAAGATTTATATCCGGATACTGTGGCACCCAAGCCTGCTTTAACTGCCCAGGAGTGGATTAAAGGAGCTAACGCTTCTCCAGTTATGATGTCTATGAAAACAG GTCAAAACCTCGCTTTAGACATTCAAGcgataaaacaaagaaaattcctAAACAAATCTAAAGAGCCGCCGTTCGTTGATAACAACAAGcgcaaatttcaatttttatccACCGAAACTGTTCCAG ATTATCGACCTAAGGAATTCCAAGACGAAAAGAGTAAAAAGACGACCACCAATCAAACCACCAAGTTCCAACAGTTGCAGCAGAGATGGTCGAAAACGATCGAGGATCCCAACAAAGACATGCCGctctttaaagaaattaatagcATAGGAGATAATATACTTACCGAGCATGAT